One stretch of Euphorbia lathyris chromosome 7, ddEupLath1.1, whole genome shotgun sequence DNA includes these proteins:
- the LOC136201351 gene encoding aldehyde oxidase GLOX-like yields MPSLSFLLLLLFLLPIICRNFQAEASGGRWRILQNNIGITAMHMQLLSNDRVIIFDRTDFGVSNLSLPAGKCRDDPNEMVLKTDCTAHSVEYDVLTNKIRPLMVQTDVWCSSGSVTPDGRLIQTGGFNDGERKVRIFNPCSNCDWEEVGDGLKARRWYATNHKLTDGRQIVIGGRRQFNYEFYPKNDAASNVYSLSFLVQTNDKGIENNLYPFVFLNVDGNLFIFANNRAILFDYNTNKVVKTYPVIPGADPRNYPSTGSAVLLPLKNLQGNQTQAEVLVCGGAPRGSYIQALRGNFVKALDTCGRIKITDPNPVWVMETMPQPRSMGDLILLPNGNVLIINGAGTGTAGWEFGRNPVLRPALYRPENGINSRFESLNPTGIPRMYHSSAILVRDGRILVGGSNPHVNYNFSGVLFPTELRLEEFYPPYLDAQYGDLRPAIVSPISKVRIRYGQRLVVRFKVTSVLNAKTVSVKMVSPSFTTHSFSMNQRLLDLGNEKVTNVGTATFDIQVTSPSSSVLAPPGYYLCFVVHQDIPSVGIWVQVN; encoded by the coding sequence ATGCCTTCTCtctccttcctcctcctcctcctctttctCCTCCCGATAATATGCCGGAACTTCCAGGCGGAGGCCTCCGGTGGCCGGTGGCGGATCTTACAGAACAACATTGGAATAACAGCTATGCACATGCAGCTTCTGAGCAATGACCGTGTCATTATCTTCGACCGGACAGATTTCGGAGTATCAAATCTGTCTTTACCGGCGGGAAAATGCCGGGACGATCCTAACGAAATGGTGCTAAAAACTGATTGCACAGCTCACTCCGTCGAGTACGATGTTTTAACAAACAAAATCCGGCCACTCATGGTTCAAACCGACGTCTGGTGCTCCTCAGGCTCTGTTACGCCGGACGGGAGATTAATCCAGACCGGAGGATTCAATGACGGTGAACGGAAAGTGAGGATTTTCAATCCGTGTAGTAATTGTGATTGGGAGGAAGTCGGAGATGGACTTAAAGCGAGAAGATGGTATGCTACTAATCATAAATTAACCGACGGGAGACAAATAGTAATCGGAGGAAGACGGCAGTTTAATTACGAGTTTTACCCCAAAAACGACGCCGCTTCGAATGTTTATAGCTTGTCGTTTTTAGTGCAGACTAATGATAAAGGAATCGAAAATAATTTATACCCTTTTGTTTTCCTTAATGTCGACGGTAATCTCTTTATTTTCGCTAATAATCGAGCGATTTTATTCGATTATAATACTAATAAAGTGGTAAAAACTTACCCGGTTATCCCCGGAGCCGACCCGAGGAATTACCCGAGCACCGGCTCGGCTGTGCTCCTTCCGTTGAAGAATTTACAGGGGAATCAAACTCAAGCTGAGGTCCTAGTCTGCGGAGGCGCGCCGAGAGGTTCTTATATCCAAGCTTTAAGAGGGAATTTCGTTAAAGCATTGGATACTTGCGGGCGGATCAAAATAACCGACCCGAACCCGGTATGGGTCATGGAAACCATGCCTCAACCCAGATCCATGGGCGATCTGATATTGCTTCCGAATGGtaatgttttgattatcaaCGGCGCTGGAACCGGGACCGCCGGGTGGGAATTCGGGCGGAACCCGGTTTTGAGACCGGCATTGTACCGACCCGAGAATGGAATTAACTCGAGATTCGAATCTTTGAATCCGACGGGGATACCGAGAATGTATCATTCGTCGGCGATTTTGGTTCGGGATGGGAGAATTCTCGTCGGCGGGAGTAATCCTCACGTGAATTATAATTTCAGTGGCGTTTTGTTTCCGACTGAGTTGAGGTTAGAGGAATTTTATCCTCCGTATTTGGATGCGCAGTATGGGGATTTGAGGCCGGCGATTGTTTCTCCGATTTCCAAAGTTAGAATCAGATATGGTCAGAGACTAGTAGTGAGGTTTAAAGTCACGAGTGTACTGAATGCTAAAACGGTGTCGGTTAAGATGGTTTCACCTTCTTTTACTACTCATTCTTTCTCTATGAACCAGAGATTGCTGGACCTTGGAAATGAGAAAGTGACGAATGTTGGAACGGCGACGTTTGATATTCAGGTGACTTCGCCGTCGTCTTCTGTGCTTGCACCGCCGGGATATTATCTGTGCTTTGTGGTTCATCAGGATATACCCAGTGTAGGCATTTGGGTCCAAGtaaattaa